In Streptomyces sp. NBC_00483, a single window of DNA contains:
- a CDS encoding styrene monooxygenase/indole monooxygenase family protein, with protein sequence MSRKILVVGAGQSGLQLALGLQTQGFEVTLMSNRTADEIRSGRVMSTQCMFHTALQHERDLQLNFWESQAPRIEGLGVSVAAPGSHDPGPTQRAIDWVGRLDGFAQSVDQRVKMAGWMETFAQRGGQLVIHGAAVSDLDYFSRTYDLVLVSAGKGELVSMFGRDASRSPYTEPQRALAVAYVHGMGVRPEHPEFDAVRCNLVPGVGELFVMPTLTTSGRADILFWEGIPGGPLDAFKGIKDPSEHLALTLELMEKFTPWEYARATKVELTDANGTLAGRYAPTVRNPIGRLPSGGAVLGVADVVVANDPITGQGSNSASKCAASYLASIVEHGDKPFDEEWMQSAFDRYWDTAQHVTKWTNTMLQAPPEHVLNLIGAAGQLQPAADRFANGFNDPSDFENFFYDPEKTGAYLNSLTGA encoded by the coding sequence ATGTCGCGGAAGATACTCGTCGTGGGAGCCGGCCAGTCCGGCCTCCAGCTCGCCCTCGGCCTGCAGACCCAGGGGTTCGAGGTCACCCTGATGTCCAACCGCACCGCCGACGAGATCCGTTCCGGGCGGGTCATGTCGACGCAGTGCATGTTCCACACGGCGCTCCAGCACGAGCGTGACCTCCAGCTCAACTTCTGGGAGTCGCAGGCCCCGAGGATCGAGGGCCTCGGCGTCTCGGTGGCGGCCCCTGGCTCGCACGACCCGGGTCCGACGCAGCGCGCCATCGACTGGGTGGGCCGGCTCGACGGCTTCGCGCAGTCCGTCGACCAGCGCGTGAAGATGGCCGGTTGGATGGAGACGTTCGCGCAGCGCGGCGGGCAGCTCGTCATCCACGGCGCGGCGGTCTCCGACCTCGACTACTTCTCGCGCACGTACGACCTGGTGCTGGTCTCGGCGGGCAAGGGCGAGCTGGTCTCGATGTTCGGCCGGGACGCGTCGCGGTCCCCGTACACCGAGCCGCAGCGGGCCCTCGCCGTCGCCTACGTCCACGGGATGGGCGTCCGCCCCGAGCACCCGGAGTTCGACGCGGTGCGCTGCAATCTGGTGCCCGGCGTCGGCGAACTCTTCGTGATGCCCACGCTCACCACCTCCGGCCGCGCGGACATCCTCTTCTGGGAGGGCATCCCCGGCGGCCCGCTCGATGCCTTCAAGGGCATCAAGGACCCCTCCGAGCACCTGGCGCTCACGCTGGAGCTGATGGAGAAGTTCACGCCGTGGGAGTACGCGCGCGCCACGAAGGTCGAACTGACGGATGCGAACGGTACGTTGGCGGGTCGCTACGCCCCGACGGTCCGCAACCCCATCGGTCGCCTGCCCTCGGGGGGTGCGGTGCTCGGCGTCGCGGACGTGGTCGTCGCGAACGACCCGATCACGGGCCAGGGCTCCAACTCGGCCTCCAAGTGCGCCGCGTCGTACCTCGCCTCCATCGTCGAGCACGGTGACAAGCCGTTCGACGAGGAGTGGATGCAGTCGGCGTTCGACCGGTACTGGGACACGGCGCAGCACGTCACGAAGTGGACGAACACGATGCTGCAGGCTCCGCCGGAGCACGTGCTCAACCTGATCGGTGCGGCCGGTCAGCTCCAGCCGGCCGCCGACCGCTTCGCGAACGGCTTCAACGACCCGTCCGACTTCGAGAACTTCTTCTACGACCCGGAGAAGACGGGGGCGTACCTGAACTCGCTGACGGGCGCGTAA